CCATGGAGCCCCCAGAACCCCTAAAATCCACACACCTGGGACCCCTACAGAGTCCCCAAACCCACATACCTGGAATGTACAGAACCCCTAAAATCCACACACCTGGGATCCAAGGAGCCCCCAAATCCACACACCTGGGATCCACAGAACCCCTAAAATCCACACACCTGGGACCCACAGAATCCCCAAAATCCACATACCTGGGACCCACGGAATCCCCAAATTCCATACACCTAAAATCCATAGAGTCCCCAAAACCCACAGAACCCACAATTTCCACACACCTGGAAACCACAGAATCCCCAAAATCCACACACCTGGAACCTACAGAATCCCTGAATTCCACTCCCCTGAAATCCCCAAAACCCACACACCTAAACCCCACAGAATCCCCCTAAATCCCCACACCCAAATCCGCTGGCTCAGCCAGGACAcgtgtggggtttttttggggggggggggtttcaGCCCTCCCAGCACCCCACAAATCCCCCCCGTGCCCTCCCGCAGGTGTCGGACATCCCGATCATCCAGGTGTTCGCCGAGGCCACGGCGCTGCCCGCCTTCCCCTTCATCTTCGCCAGGTTTGACGGCGTGCTGGGCATGGGCTACCCCAGCCAGGCCATCGATGGCATCACGCCCGTCTTCGACCGCATCCTGGCACAGCAGATCCTCCAGGAGGAAACGTTCTCCGTCTACTACAGccggtggggctggggggcaccGGGACAGCCCCAAAACGGGGTCGGGTTTGGGGGGTCACGGGCACGGCAGGGaggggggatggggatgggatgggatgggatgggatgggatgggatgggatgggatgggatgggatgggatgggatgggatgggatgggatgggatgggatgggatgggatgggatgggatgggatgggatgggatgggatgggatgggatgggatgggatgggatgggaggggtgGAGGatcctggaggagatgggagggaagggaggatcctggaggagatgggagggaaggaggaaaggaccCTGGTGATGATGGGAGGGATGGAATGGAGGatcctggaggagatggggaagggaTGGAGTGGAAGATTCTGGAGGAGATGGTGTGGAATGGAGGATCCCAGGGGGAGATGGAatgggagggtgggaaggagatggaggatcatggaggagatgggagggaaggaagggaggatcctggaggagatggatgggatgggatgggatagaGAAttctggaggagatggggagggaaggaatggagaatcctggaggagatggactggaagggttggaagggatggGGGATCCTGGAcaagctgggatgggaaggaagggaggattCTGAAGGAAATGGGTTGGGAGGGAAGGAATGGAGAATCCTGGaagtggggatggagggaggtgggggatcctggaggagatggggagggagggaatggaggatcctggaggagatggggagggagggaatggaggatcctggaggagatggggagggagggaatggagGATTGTGAAGGAAATAGGGTGGGAGGGAATGGAGGATCCCCCAGGTCTCGGGGTGTCACCTGTGtcccctgggctccctggggacacaggtgCCTCACGGAGCATCCCTCTCTTTGCAGCGCTTCCAGGTAAGAAGACCCAAAGCACGAGTGCCCTCGAGGCCATCCGCTGCCAGCCCCCgtgtccccccatgtccccctgtgtcccctggtccctctgccagccccaggatgtCCTGCCCGGGTCCTGCCCCTCCTCAGGGGCCACCACACCCACCTGTGTCACCTCGCGGTCCCCAGCTGCTGACGGGGCCAGCAGAGCCTCGTggctgtgggatttttggggaaaGGGGAATCTCTCCCTTGGGGGTGGAATTTTTGGGAAAAGGGGAATTGCTCTCTCTGGGCTGAGATTTTTGGGAAAAGGGGAATCGATCCCTGCctgggtgggatttttgggaaagGGGAATCGCTCCTTGCTGGGATGAGATTTTTGGGGAAAGGAGAATCACTCCCTCTGGGCTGAGATTTTTGGGGAAAGGGGAATCGATCCCTTCCcgggtgggatttttgggaaagGGGAATTGCTCCTTTGCTGGGATGAGATTTTTGGGAAAGGGGAATTGCTCTCTCTGGGCTGAGATTTTTGGGAAAAGGGGAATTGCtccttgctgggctgggatttttgggaaaagGGGAATTGCTCCTTGCTGGGcagggatttttgggaaaaagGGAATCACTCCttgctgggatgggatttttggggaaaGGAGAATCActccctctgggctgggatttttgggaaaagGGGAATCACTCCTTGCTGGGcagggatttttgggaaaaagggaatcactccttgctgggctgggatttttgggaaaagGGGAATCCTTCCCGCTGTGTTTGGCACAGGAATGCTCCCCTGAAGCCCGGCGGGGAAATCATCCTGGGAGGCAGCGACCCAGCCTATTACACCGGCGACTTCCACTACCTGAACGTCAGCAGGAGCGGCTTCTGGCAGATCCGCATGAAGGGGTGAGGGCGGGGACAGCCCTGCATGGCCCGGGAATCCCAAATCCGGGATGATTTAGCTGGGAAAGGCCTTTGGGATCATCGAACTCAGTGTtagcccagccctggcaggtcCAGGGCTGCATCCCGTGGCTCGGtgagggtgggattttggggatttcagggattttttccctcGGTGTTTCCCCCCCTTGTCTGGAGAGGAGGGGGGtgggctcctccagctcctccaggctcagccaggagcagctgggaatgcagaggGGGTGGCACCGTGGGCTGAGATTCCACTCGGGAGCTGCAGTTGGAAGAGTTTAAGCCCCGTCAGTCCTCCTGAAACAATCCCGCTTtgtttaaccaaaaaaaaaaaccccaaaaataaaccccaaaaaatcagcCCTGCAAAGGATGGAGCTCAGATCCCACgctggaaaagctgggagcagcacgTGCCTGGCTGGGGATGGATGTGACATTCCTGGCGTCACCAGGGGTTGGGTGTGACACTCCTGGGAGCACCCTTGGTGTCACCAGGGACGTTTGGGTTGGATGTGACATTATTGGGAGCACCCTTGGTGTCACCAGGGACATTTGGGATGGACATGTCAGTCCTGGGAGCACCCTGAGTGTCACCAGGGATGTTTGGGTTGGATGTGTCACTCCCAGGGTGTCACCACGGGAGATCTGGGATTGATATGACATTCCCAGGAGCACCCTTGGTGTCACCAGGGGACATTTGGGATGGAAGTGACACTCCTGGGAGCACCCTTGGTGTCACCAGGAGATTTGGGATGGAAGTGACACTCCTGGGAGTACCCTGGGTGTCACCACAGGAGATTTGGGATGGATGTGACATTCCCAGGAGCACCCTGAGTGTCACCAGGGGACACTCAGGGccacccctcctgctccagggtgtCTGTAGGGGCTGAGATCCTGTTCTGCAGGGAAGGCTGCTCGGTGGCCGTGGACACCGGGGCCTCCTACATCaccggccccgccggccccgtGTCCGTGCTCATGAAAGCCATCGGGGCCACCGAGGTGGCCGAGGGAGAGGTGAGTGACAGCCAGCCCCTGTCCGTGTCCCCCTGGCTGCCCggccctgtcccagagctgtcccctcccctgcagTACGTGGTGGACTGTGAGCAGGTGCCTCAGCTGCCCAACATCTCCTTCCACCTGGGAGGGAAGGTTTATGGCCTCAGCGGCCCGGCCTACGTGCTGCGGGTGAGTGACCAAAATCAGCCACAATCAGCCCCAAAACGATGCTCCTTGTCTGCCCTAAACCCTTCTGTTGGTTGGAGGTGCCCAcctgagccaggcagagctgtccctgtgtccttgGGTGGTTTGGGGCGGGATTTGGGGTCAGCAGGGAtggtttttgttggggtttggaTGTCAGGAAGGTCTTTGCACCCTGGAACGGCAGGAAGAGGTCACCAAGAGCTCACAGTGGCAAATCCAcattttccctgtgctcagcacgAGTGCAGCTGCAGATCACCATTGTTTGTGTCTGTCCAcactctgaggagctgctccaggacgGAGCCCAGCCTAAATCAAACCTAAATctggggaatttgggatggccagctcctcctgggcagcagggacccACCAGCAGGAGGccgaggctgctgctgctccccagctcacCTGGAATTCCCACGGGAAGGtggtgccacccctgtgccagggtcatCCCCCTCCCGTGGCTGGCTCGGTGCTGCCCCGGAGCTGCCACCCAGCCCTTGGCACGGGGACCATCCCACCCTGATCAAACCAgtcctgcagggctccctgcagctgctcctgccactgctgtccctgccccggGCTCTGTCCCCCGGGGGGATCCTCTCCACAGCGCTCAGCACCTCGGGGGGCTCTGTCAAACCCAAAACACCGCAGGGAGGTCACCCCcgggcacagggtgggatttttggggctggctgtgcaggggaaggagccgGTCCCGATGATCCTCGTTCAGGATGTTCCATGATCCCCGAGGAAGGAGCAGCGTGGGCGAGCAGGGGGTGTGGAGCTGGGGCACGGTGACACCGGGACCTTCCATCCTGTCCCCTCCATCACCCCGCGGGTCTCCTTCCCGCAGCAATCCCAGTACGGCGAGGATGTCTGCGTGGTGGCTTTCTCTGGGCTGGACATCCCCCCTCCGGCCGGTCCCCTCTGGATCCTGGGTGCCACCTTCATCGGTCACTACTACACCAAATTCGACCGGCGCCACAACCGCATCGGCTTCGCCACCGCCCGCTGAGGGCCGGGGGGCCGCGGGGGCCGGGCTGGGTGTGCAGAACCAGCCCggaggctgcaggagccgcGGGAAGCAGCGAGAGAACAGcagctcccttccagctctgccacctcctctcCAAAGCTCGCTGCTCCCGCTCCCAAACCCCCCCGCTATCCCcgggagcccagcctggagcgGGGCTGCGAATCCCAGCGGGATCCTGCGGCCGGAGCGGCCCCTCCGGGCGCTTTTGGGGCGATGTGCGATGGCAGCAGCAGCGCACGGGGACttgctggtggtgctgctgagggacaCTCTGGGACTGTTGGCGTTGTTCCTAAATTGGGGCAATAATCGGTGTTTAAAGAGGGTTTTAGTTGGTGTCAGCCCTGCCCCTCCTTGTGAGTTTTATATTAAACGATTTAAAGCACCAGGAGGATGAGAGGAGCGCTGGTCTTGCAGAGGGGGGGATCTGACATTTTTATTCAGGGAACTGGGCCACAAATGTCCCTGGGCCAGGAGCCACCTCTTCATTTGTGCCCGTCCCACCCCATAAGGGTGTGACGCCCTCCGCAGCTCCTGCGGGCTCTGCAAAACTCTTCCTGCAGATGGGATGGTGCCAGCAGCCCCCGGTGtccccttggggacagggacggggctgtgcctcagctctgccGTGGCAcaccagggaggggacagtTCCTGCGGGTGTGTCACACAGGATGGTGGCTCCTGTCCCAGGGtctgttttcaggaaaaagcagaggTTTTTCTCTGCCCTGGGTGTGGAGGTGCCCATGGAGgtgccccctgtgccagctggcccggagggagggacaggcccctctcccagctgggggGACATTCCcagttccagccctgcagccgCGGATCCCCATGCCAGGGGAACACGGGCTGGCCTCCAGTTTGACCAGTTCAGGTGGCTGGGAGCgggaaagctgctcctggggcagggcctggagcaaATCAGGATCTCACCATGGAGGAGCTTCTCACCCTCAGCgctgcagagctgaaaattCCAGcgctgagaaacctcagagctgAAAATTCCAGTGCTGAGGAACCCCAGAGCTGACAATTCCCAGGACTTGTGAACCCCACAGGTGACAATTCCAGCACTGGTGAACCCCAGAGCTGATAATTCCCAGCACTGATAAATTCCCAGAGCTGACAATTTCAGCACTTGTGAACCCCAGAGCTGACAATTCCAGCGCTGACaaattcccagagctgcccaaTTCCCTCTCAGCTGCAGGGATATTTGGGAAGGGGAGccagtggctgctctgtgacccctccagctcctcccccCAAGCTCCCAGCCCTTTATCCACCCCTCCCCGCCCGATCCTCATCCCGGCCCTGCCCCACGGCAGCCTCAGAGCGGAGAGGATGTGCCTGGGGCGGATGTTTGTCCCTCCTGGGAGCTTCTCCGCAGCCTCTCCGTGCTGGGATGCACAACCCCGGGGCCTGCGGGGTTGGGAAAATTCCGGCTCCAGGGCTCCCGGGTTGGGAaaattcctgctcctgtgggtgggatgtgtgtttttttttctgtcacctcCAACGCCGGGGTGGTGGCAGTGGTTCTTTGAGGCCTGggggtggagggaagggatgaaTTTCTGCTCTCATCCAGCGTTTCCTGAGGCGCTCAGCAGCACGGGAAAGCCCAAGAGCGGGGAAGCAGCGGCAGGGAGGGATTGGGACCACCAGAAAAAAGGGAATCCACTGAGGTCAGGGCACTCACAACCTTCTGGATGCGCAGAGATGCTCGGCGAGAGTCTCCCCTTCctacaggagaaaaatcccactTGGAAATATCCGaacctgctctgccctgctctccatAGCCGAGGCCAAGTCTGGAGAAGACTCGAGTGGGTGCAAAAGGTGCCTTCAGCCCCCGCCGCGGCTTCTGCCACATCCCTCGGCTGGAAAAGGCCCAGCCCGGCCTAAACCGAGCTGGTTTTGGTGGAGCCGGTTCTGTTCCAACTCCGAGAGCTCGTTTCAAGCAGCAGGAGTTAAAATCCGCCCGAGCCGCTGCCGGGCCCCTTAAGCCGGGCTATTAACACCTCTAATCGCTGCTCCGGGGGCAATTTCCCGCTGGATGCGGCGGCCCTGCCCGCGGGGCTCCGCTAGCCCGGATTAGATCGTTCCGGCCGAGCAATTAGGCCGCGCTCAGCCCAGCAAAGCGCGGCAGCAATTATGCCCATCCCATTAACACTGACCGGGCTGGGGCTATTTTTAGCCACACGGGAAACTGCCCGGCGGGGTTTTTGTCCCCTAGCTCCCTTTCCTTCAATGATTTTTCCCCAGGTCTCCGCGGTCCGTTGGGTTGGTTTCAGGCACGGCCAGCTGGGGGTTTTGGAGGGGGGCACTCGGCGGTGCCGCCCATGTGACGCTGTTATTTCCTCCGATAATGAAGCCGCGTCCGGCAGCTGCGGGGGCTCTGCCAGCGGCAAAACCCCGCTCTGTCTTCACCCCCAAAAcctcttcccagcccagctgtgaaTCCCTACGGAAGGTGCAGTGGGAGAGGTTATCCCGAGGGGATCCATCCCGCCCggagctctgggggctggagcGCATCCCGTGCGTGGCTCCTCATCCTTTGTAACCCCAAAGGAGGGATGGGGGCTGCGCGGAGCCCCCCGGGACGGCGGAGGGGTTCAGCCGGTGGATGGGTGGGCACTGGGGCGCGGGGTGTGGCGGGGGCGGTGCCGGTCCCGGTGCGGATCCTCTGGGGTGGCTTTGGGGTTCCGGGAATGGATGGGGAAGGCACCGGCAGCAGGTGCGGAGGGGATCTGGGTGCCGCGGCGGCTGCCGGGGGGGGGGCTGAGAGGGAATGGATGGGGGAGGCACCGACAGCAGCTGCGGCAGAGCCGGGTCTTGATCCTGGTTCCGGTGCCGGCCGGGcggggctctgctgcccaggacgCCGTGGGTGGGATGCCCCATCCCGGTGCGGATCCCTTGCGCAGGATGCGGTCCCGGTCGGGCGCTGGGGTCCCGGTGCGGGTGGGATGCCGGTCCGCTGATAGCGGTGCGGGCGGGGCGCGGATCCGCTGCCCAGGTCCCGGTGCGGATCCGCTGATGCCGGTGCGGATCGGGTGCGGGTGCGGCGCCCGGGTCTCGGTGTGCGGGGGGTGCgggtccctccctgccagggatgccGGTGCCGGTAGGATGCGGATCCCTGCCCGCAGTGCCGGTGCCGGTAGGATGCGGATCCCTGCCCCCCGTGCCGGTGCCGGTAGGATGCGGATCCCCTGCCCCCcgtgccggtgccggtgccggtgcgggcgctgccgccgctgccgggGAGGCGGGCGGGAGGCGGGCCGGTGACTCATGGCTTCCCAACGGCGGCGGCTCCTCCCCgcggccgccggccccgcgcAGCCCCCGGCACATGGGCCGCGGCTCCGGCAGCGCGGAGCTGGCCATGGCCGCACCGCCCGCCCGCTGCCCCGACTGTCCGGGGCCGGAgcgggggggcggcggcgggaccCCCGCCGTGCCACACCTCGGCATTGCGGTGGACGAGGGGGACGTGCTGCCCGGGGCGCTGCGGATCGTGAGGCGGCTGAGACCCGCCTGGGAGCCGGCCACGGTGAAGACCAAGGTACGGCGGGGATCCTGAGCCGGCAGCCCGCGAACCGGCGGCCGCTCTCACCGGGGATCGCCCGCTGGGGCTGCGGAGCCCGGCTGGGGGGCGGGTGAGGGGTTCTGGGGTCTGTCTGAGCGGGCTGCGGTGCTCACCCCGGCGGGGTGTGGGGGCAGCTCAAGGGGGgctgaggggctcagcctgggggcTATAGGGTCTGTTCTaggggggctgtggggctcagTCTGGGGGCTATAGGGGGGTTCTGTAGGGTTTAACCCGGGGGACTCCTGGATCTGTCCGAGGGATGTGGGGCTCACGCAAGGGGCGCCGTGGGGTTCACCATGGGGGGCTGTAGGACCTGCCCCAGAGGATGTGACACCCCGTACCCCCACCCCTGGGTCTTCCCTCTGCGCCCAGAGCATGACCGAAGGTTCATCAGCTATGCAAAGCTATGACACCCCCATCGCACCCCCCTCCCACACGAGGTTTAGAGACCCCTGGGGTGGTCACCGAGCGGTGGCCGTGGGTACaaaagtgtccccaggctggctgccGAGGGGTGCCCGCAGGAGCGGCCGCTCCCGGGAGCCGCTCTTGTTTGGGATATTTGTTGGCTCCCGCATTTCCTGGGGCTGCgtgggctgagccccagctcaGGTGGGAGCTGGACACCAGTCCCGGGCTCCTGGCACGGGACAGGGCTCGGCTGTGCGGGGCTGCCAGGGCATTACTGGGAGAGCTGGACTGGCGTGGGAATCGCTCCGGCCAGGGCTGCGGTGACACAGGCTGGTGGCGCCGGTGCCCTCGGCTGTGCCCTGGCGCTGGGCACCGGAGCGTGGAGGGGCTGGGACTGCGTGCACTTAAATGTCTGCACGTGAGCGAGTGTCCCCTCCGAAGGCACACTCTTCCcgtcattaaaaatgtattaatagCCAAGTGTAATGAAATACaagaagctgcaggaaaagccatCTGAAAGGGCAGATGGCAGCGGGCAGGAAGCTGGGAGTTGGAGTTTGCCGGGGCAGGAAATGTCTCGCTCTGTTCGCAGAGCTCGGTGGTTGTGGAGGGACCCCGGCTCTGCGGTATCCAGGCTCCGCAGGGGTCAGTGTTCCGCAGCAGCTCGGGTGTGCGGGCgtgtgtttttaatttaaaaaaagaaagggaaaaaaaaaaaaaccccactcagGAGTTGAGGGAAAACCCTCCAGTCGTGTTTCCCTCGGTTGCTTTCCCTCCTCCCGCGTTTCCCCTCGCAGGAGCCgcttgggatgggatggagcgGTCCAGGGGCCTCAGCTGGTTCCCATTAGtgatcccattccctgcccgGTGCCCTGGAACgctgccccattcccagcaccTCGAGGGGGCTGTACCAGGCTGTGCCGGTGGCTCGGGAAAATCTCCCGGAGCTCAGGAACGCGGCAAGAAGGATCTGGGAGCTTGGGCTGCCCTGCCGTGTGCTCCCGGTTGTGCTCgcttcccagagctcctgctcctcatcctcgAGGAATGTCCGTGCAGCTGAGTCAaccccccacagccccagggaagcACAaactcatccatccatccatccatccatccatccatccatccatggattcCATCCTTCCAttcatccctccatccatggATTCTATCCCTCCATCCATGGattccatcctccatccatgGATTCCATCCTTCCATTCATCCCTCCATTCATGGattccatccctccatccatggattccatc
The Serinus canaria isolate serCan28SL12 chromosome 26, serCan2020, whole genome shotgun sequence genome window above contains:
- the REN gene encoding renin; protein product: MAVAPSRRLQRCLLLLAVTWGVTFVPSPAQALQRIALRRMPSIRQTLQEMGVKVREVFPELRRATRGGGDGPRNGTAPTLLTNYLDTQYFGEISIGTPAQTFKVVFDTGSANLWVPSYKCSPLYSACVSHSRYDSSKSRTYIANGTGFAIRYGTGSVKGVLSQDIVMVSDIPIIQVFAEATALPAFPFIFARFDGVLGMGYPSQAIDGITPVFDRILAQQILQEETFSVYYSRASRNAPLKPGGEIILGGSDPAYYTGDFHYLNVSRSGFWQIRMKGVSVGAEILFCREGCSVAVDTGASYITGPAGPVSVLMKAIGATEVAEGEYVVDCEQVPQLPNISFHLGGKVYGLSGPAYVLRQSQYGEDVCVVAFSGLDIPPPAGPLWILGATFIGHYYTKFDRRHNRIGFATAR